The Pricia mediterranea genome includes a window with the following:
- a CDS encoding bifunctional riboflavin kinase/FAD synthetase, producing MVTVQSISNYDKRHPTAITIGTFDGVHIGHRKILERLIRNAATLDLKSTVLTFFPHPRMVLQKDMDIKLLNTIDEKTGILADMGLDQLIIHPFSKEFSRLSATKFVRDILVNDLKAKKVIIGYDHRFGRNRTADITDLKVFGGTLGFEVEEITAQEIDEVSVSSTKIRKALEEGDIPTANSYLGYPYMLTGIVEKGKGLGRQIGYPTANLNISETYKLVPKNGVYVVQSELFGQTVHGMMNIGNNPTIQGKGFSIEVNYFDFEQDLYGKNIQVDILYRIRDEQKFDSLEVLKSHLQKDKESALALISK from the coding sequence GTGGTTACAGTCCAAAGCATCTCCAATTACGACAAACGACATCCCACGGCCATCACCATAGGCACATTTGACGGGGTGCATATCGGGCACCGTAAAATACTGGAACGGCTGATCAGAAATGCGGCTACATTGGACTTAAAATCCACGGTACTTACCTTCTTCCCACATCCCCGGATGGTGCTGCAAAAAGATATGGATATCAAACTGCTCAACACCATCGATGAAAAGACGGGAATATTGGCGGATATGGGGCTGGACCAGCTCATCATCCATCCGTTCTCGAAAGAATTTTCACGGCTTTCCGCGACCAAGTTCGTTCGCGATATTCTCGTGAACGACCTGAAAGCCAAAAAAGTCATCATTGGCTACGACCATCGTTTTGGCAGAAACCGCACCGCGGATATTACAGACCTAAAAGTCTTCGGCGGAACCTTGGGCTTTGAGGTAGAGGAAATTACGGCTCAAGAGATCGACGAGGTATCGGTCAGTTCGACCAAAATCCGAAAAGCTTTGGAAGAAGGCGACATCCCCACGGCAAATTCCTATTTGGGATATCCTTATATGCTCACCGGAATTGTGGAAAAAGGCAAAGGTTTGGGTCGTCAGATCGGATATCCGACCGCCAACCTGAACATTTCCGAAACCTATAAATTAGTGCCCAAAAATGGGGTCTATGTAGTGCAGAGCGAACTTTTCGGGCAAACTGTGCACGGCATGATGAACATCGGCAACAATCCGACCATACAAGGAAAGGGCTTCAGCATCGAGGTCAACTATTTCGATTTCGAGCAAGACCTGTACGGAAAGAATATTCAAGTGGACATTTTATATCGCATCCGGGACGAGCAGAAGTTCGATTCCTTGGAAGTCCTAAAAAGCCATCTTCAAAAAGATAAAGAAAGTGCCCTGGCCCTAATTTCGAAGTAA
- a CDS encoding N-acetylmuramoyl-L-alanine amidase family protein, translating into MCIPMLLMGMPSLFFPQDTLQTVVAKEGDGILSLLRKQGVDPYAHYDDFIAMNVDNLRDSIHLYAGREYRIPAADAHVAVVDSIQRKASEVKDIKTREIPILGEKHSTVLMKSDRLAGTVYYLVSGHGGPDPGAMAEYAGKTISEDEYAYDITLRLTRELISHGAMVYVIIRDENDGIRDERILKMDHDEVAYLNKPIPLNQVKRLKQRVDIVNGLYNRHRGQYQRLIVTHIDSRSVGQNIDVFFYHHEKSKNGKRLAESIHNTFRKNYKKYQPNRVYSGTFQDRTSLYLVKKTHPAMTFIEVGNIRNKKDQRRILVHQNRQALAKWIAEGILLDYEGR; encoded by the coding sequence ATGTGCATCCCGATGCTGCTCATGGGCATGCCATCGCTATTTTTTCCACAAGATACCTTACAGACCGTGGTGGCCAAAGAAGGCGATGGCATCCTGTCACTTTTGCGAAAGCAGGGAGTGGATCCCTACGCCCACTACGATGATTTTATTGCCATGAACGTGGATAATCTTCGCGATAGCATCCACCTATATGCCGGCCGGGAATATCGCATTCCTGCTGCGGATGCACATGTGGCAGTTGTCGATTCCATCCAAAGAAAGGCATCCGAGGTAAAAGATATCAAGACCCGAGAGATTCCTATTTTAGGCGAGAAGCATTCCACGGTGCTTATGAAAAGCGATAGGCTCGCCGGTACGGTCTATTATCTGGTGTCGGGTCACGGCGGTCCCGATCCCGGTGCCATGGCCGAATATGCGGGCAAGACCATCAGCGAAGACGAGTACGCCTATGACATTACCCTGCGTTTGACCCGGGAGCTCATCTCCCACGGGGCCATGGTTTACGTGATCATCCGGGACGAAAATGACGGTATTCGCGATGAGCGTATCTTAAAAATGGACCATGACGAGGTGGCCTATCTGAACAAGCCCATCCCTTTGAACCAGGTAAAGCGCCTGAAACAGCGGGTCGATATCGTGAACGGGCTCTACAATAGACATCGCGGCCAATATCAACGTCTGATCGTCACCCATATCGACAGCCGTAGCGTCGGCCAGAATATCGATGTTTTTTTCTACCATCACGAAAAGAGCAAAAACGGGAAAAGATTGGCGGAGAGCATCCACAACACCTTCCGAAAGAATTACAAGAAGTACCAGCCCAACCGGGTCTATTCGGGTACTTTTCAAGACCGGACCTCCTTGTATCTGGTCAAAAAGACCCATCCTGCGATGACCTTTATCGAGGTGGGGAATATCCGCAACAAAAAGGACCAACGACGTATTCTAGTGCATCAAAATCGGCAGGCCCTCGCGAAATGGATCGCCGAAGGGATTTTGTTGGATTATGAAGGAAGATGA
- a CDS encoding DUF6503 family protein, whose amino-acid sequence MKYYISVLCLVASIGIASCGSEKNKETSSSQEIESIANPKNTPLETAPMDKADSLVAATIAAHGGKRYDTAHYGFRFRDKKYTFHNTNSGFTYTVTGHKEGKTIKDILQNGTLTRMVDGDTVQLSPKDVAKYTEALNSVVYFATLPHKLKDPAVNASYEGLTTIKGKDYQILAISFDQKDGGVDHEDHFMYWVHPQTKIIDYMAYDYETNDGGVRFRSAYDPQTVGGIRFQDYVNYEAPVGTPLKELPALYEAGKLKELSRIETEEVTVLEE is encoded by the coding sequence ATGAAGTATTACATCTCCGTCCTGTGCCTGGTCGCTTCAATTGGTATCGCCTCCTGTGGCAGCGAAAAAAACAAGGAGACTTCGTCCTCCCAAGAAATAGAAAGCATCGCCAATCCAAAGAATACACCCTTGGAAACTGCCCCTATGGACAAAGCGGATAGCCTGGTTGCAGCAACCATTGCGGCACACGGTGGCAAACGCTACGATACGGCCCATTACGGATTTCGGTTCAGGGACAAGAAGTACACCTTTCACAACACCAACTCCGGCTTCACCTATACCGTGACCGGTCACAAAGAGGGAAAAACAATCAAGGACATCCTTCAAAATGGGACATTGACCCGCATGGTTGACGGAGATACCGTACAGCTATCCCCCAAGGATGTCGCAAAATATACCGAGGCCCTGAATTCCGTAGTGTATTTCGCCACCTTGCCCCACAAATTGAAAGACCCGGCGGTCAATGCATCCTACGAGGGACTCACAACGATCAAGGGGAAGGACTATCAGATATTGGCCATATCCTTTGATCAGAAAGACGGGGGGGTTGACCATGAAGATCATTTTATGTATTGGGTCCATCCACAGACGAAAATAATCGACTATATGGCCTACGATTATGAGACCAATGATGGCGGGGTGCGGTTCCGAAGCGCTTACGACCCGCAAACGGTCGGAGGCATACGGTTTCAGGATTACGTGAACTACGAAGCCCCGGTCGGCACGCCCTTGAAAGAATTGCCCGCACTCTATGAGGCCGGAAAGCTGAAGGAACTATCCAGAATCGAGACGGAGGAAGTGACGGTATTGGAAGAATAA
- a CDS encoding HTTM domain-containing protein: MVNRFLFTKIDNSPLIIFRIFFGILVALECYGAMLTGWIKRTLVEPRFTFNFIGFDWLQPLPGVGMYIYFFIMGTLGVMIALGYRYRFSIISFTLLWTGVYLMQKTSYNNHYYLLVLISGWMCFFPAHRSRSLDLRRHPALKSDAMYAWVKWAIIFQLLIVYVYAAIAKVYGDWLDFGIIRILMLGKEHYYVIGELLQQPWIHKIIGIVGILFDLLIVPALLYKPTRKFAFFVSIFFHLFNSIVFQIGIFPYLSLAFTVFFFKPESIRKIFFKRKKPYLPNKMEVPAYSTLLYTLGGLYFLVQLALPLRQHFIEDEVLWTEEGHRLSWRMMLRSRSGTLQFKVVEKSSENSKIVNLDDYLSKKQKRRIAAYPDFIWQFAQYLKKEYAAQGTDISVYAVNSKVSINGRPMRAFIDPKVDLAVAKWDYFWHNEWILPSPNFKSRPSPDLHPRIK; this comes from the coding sequence ATGGTAAATCGTTTTCTCTTCACGAAAATCGATAACTCGCCCCTGATCATCTTCCGAATATTTTTCGGGATACTGGTCGCGCTCGAGTGCTACGGCGCCATGCTGACAGGCTGGATCAAAAGAACCCTGGTCGAGCCCCGGTTTACCTTTAATTTTATCGGTTTTGACTGGTTGCAGCCCTTGCCCGGCGTCGGCATGTACATCTATTTTTTCATCATGGGTACGCTAGGCGTCATGATTGCGCTGGGCTACAGATACCGGTTCAGTATCATCTCGTTCACCCTGCTGTGGACGGGGGTTTACTTGATGCAAAAGACATCGTACAACAACCACTACTACCTGCTGGTGCTCATCTCGGGATGGATGTGCTTTTTCCCGGCCCACCGGAGCCGTTCCCTAGATCTGCGGCGCCATCCTGCCCTTAAATCCGATGCCATGTACGCTTGGGTCAAATGGGCCATTATCTTTCAGCTGCTGATCGTCTACGTCTACGCTGCGATCGCCAAGGTTTACGGAGATTGGCTCGACTTCGGAATCATTAGGATATTGATGCTCGGCAAGGAGCACTATTACGTGATCGGCGAGCTGCTACAACAACCATGGATCCATAAGATTATCGGGATCGTCGGCATTCTTTTCGATCTGCTCATCGTACCGGCGCTACTTTATAAACCGACGCGCAAGTTCGCCTTTTTTGTATCCATCTTTTTCCACCTGTTCAATTCCATCGTCTTTCAGATCGGTATTTTCCCGTACCTGTCCCTCGCCTTCACGGTTTTCTTTTTCAAGCCGGAGAGCATCCGTAAAATCTTTTTTAAACGTAAAAAACCGTATCTGCCGAACAAGATGGAGGTACCCGCCTATAGTACTTTGCTCTACACGCTAGGGGGACTCTATTTTCTGGTGCAACTGGCACTCCCCCTACGGCAACATTTCATTGAAGACGAGGTGCTGTGGACGGAGGAAGGTCACCGGCTCAGTTGGCGGATGATGCTCCGCAGCCGCAGCGGCACGCTCCAGTTCAAGGTCGTGGAAAAAAGTAGCGAAAACTCCAAAATCGTGAATCTGGACGACTATCTAAGCAAGAAACAAAAACGCCGCATTGCCGCCTACCCCGATTTTATCTGGCAGTTCGCCCAGTACCTGAAAAAGGAGTATGCGGCCCAAGGTACCGATATCTCCGTTTATGCCGTCAACTCGAAGGTCAGCATCAACGGTCGCCCTATGCGCGCCTTTATCGATCCTAAAGTCGATCTGGCCGTGGCGAAATGGGATTATTTTTGGCACAACGAATGGATACTGCCGAGTCCCAATTTCAAGTCCCGACCATCACCGGACCTTCACCCAAGAATAAAATGA
- a CDS encoding TIGR04283 family arsenosugar biosynthesis glycosyltransferase — protein sequence MTGQPPKISIIIPTLNEARRIVPLLAHVRDNGSPENILEILVIDGGSTDGTVAMASDFGAKVYSSGRGRARQMNFGAGRARGEILYFLHADTMPPKGFDRLIVEAVGNGDKVGCFRLQFDTPNRFLSFFAWFSRFNHPLCRGGDQSLYITGQLFDKTRGFNEDYVVYEDVEFIGRLYQNSKFKILPGQVVTSTRKYEQNGTIKLQYHFGVIHLKHFLGAGPKALYDYYKRNIIA from the coding sequence ATGACAGGACAGCCTCCGAAAATTAGCATCATTATCCCAACTTTGAACGAGGCCCGCCGTATCGTACCGCTACTCGCGCATGTACGGGATAACGGTTCACCGGAAAACATTTTGGAAATCTTGGTCATAGACGGGGGCAGTACCGACGGTACGGTGGCAATGGCTTCGGATTTCGGTGCGAAGGTGTATTCCTCGGGAAGAGGAAGGGCCAGGCAAATGAACTTCGGAGCGGGGAGGGCAAGGGGCGAAATCCTCTATTTTTTGCATGCCGACACCATGCCGCCCAAGGGTTTCGATCGGCTTATTGTCGAAGCCGTCGGCAACGGCGACAAGGTCGGATGTTTCCGACTGCAGTTCGACACGCCGAACCGATTTTTGTCATTTTTTGCGTGGTTTTCCAGGTTCAACCATCCCCTCTGCCGGGGAGGCGACCAATCGCTCTACATCACCGGGCAACTTTTTGACAAGACCAGAGGATTTAACGAAGATTATGTTGTTTACGAAGACGTTGAGTTTATCGGTCGCCTGTACCAAAATTCCAAGTTCAAAATACTGCCGGGGCAGGTCGTGACCTCCACACGGAAGTACGAACAAAATGGTACGATCAAGCTGCAATACCACTTCGGGGTCATCCACCTTAAACATTTTCTCGGTGCGGGGCCGAAAGCACTTTATGACTATTACAAACGCAACATTATAGCGTAA